The DNA window TAAAATCTTAGATAAAATATGGGGATATAATCCCATCCAGTTGATAGATTCATCAACTATATATTCAAAATTTTTACAAAGGCGAAACCAATATCAAAAAAAGCAGAGTCATATATCACATTTTTTATATTATTCATTGAGAATTTCAGCCGTTCTATTTCTCTTCATAGCAACGATTATATTAGCCAAAGAATATCTGATAACAAATGATATTAAGGAGTGCGCTTATCAGGAAATTTATGTACCAAAAGGAAATCGTACTTCTTTAATATTACCAGATGGTTCAAAAGTTTGGTTAGCCAATAATTCAACATTAAAATATCCATATGTATTTGAGGGTGAAAAAAGAGAAGTTGAATTATCAGGTGAAGCTTATTTTGAGGTTGTGAAAAATAATGGAAGATCGTTTGTTGTTAATATTGGACAAAACAGAATAAAAGTTTTAGGAACAAAATTTTCTGTTAAGGCTTATCCTGAAGATGATATTATTCAAGCTGATTTAATTTCGGGGAAAATTCAACTTGATATCTACAATAAGGGAAAAGAAAACAGTTTTAGTTCATATGAGCTAACTCCATTAAATAGTTTAGTTTGGAATAAAACCTCCGGGAAAATTTGTAATTCAAGAATCCCGGAAGGTTTTTATAATTATTGGCAAAAAGGTATTTATGAATTTCATGATGAAACTCTGGAGAACTTATCTAAAACAATTGACAGAGTTTATAATATTGAAATAGTTTTTGAGGATGAAATACTTAAATCAAGAAAGTTTAGTGGAACAATAAGCCTAAATGATAATATTTTCACATTTATAGAAGCAATAAAGCGAACTTCAATAGTGCCAATAGAATATAAATATGATAAAAACAAAATATATGTGAAACTAAAAAACTAATTAGCCTATGTGAAAAAATGAAAAGACGGTATAATGCGCTAACATTTCCCGTCTTTACTGAAACTTTCAAGTCTCAAAAAATTAACAAATAGCCTAGGCGGGCTATAAGTCTTTAACTTAACATTACAAAAGTATGAAAAAAATCAAAATGCGAGAAGGAGAATTTTATTCTTCTCTTTTGAAAAAATGTTTATTTATGACAA is part of the Candidatus Delongbacteria bacterium genome and encodes:
- a CDS encoding FecR family protein, coding for KILDKIWGYNPIQLIDSSTIYSKFLQRRNQYQKKQSHISHFLYYSLRISAVLFLFIATIILAKEYLITNDIKECAYQEIYVPKGNRTSLILPDGSKVWLANNSTLKYPYVFEGEKREVELSGEAYFEVVKNNGRSFVVNIGQNRIKVLGTKFSVKAYPEDDIIQADLISGKIQLDIYNKGKENSFSSYELTPLNSLVWNKTSGKICNSRIPEGFYNYWQKGIYEFHDETLENLSKTIDRVYNIEIVFEDEILKSRKFSGTISLNDNIFTFIEAIKRTSIVPIEYKYDKNKIYVKLKN